A single Sporichthyaceae bacterium DNA region contains:
- a CDS encoding DUF4438 domain-containing protein has translation MTTATSLATNAQRLVRQPLRGEVWPPLADRHAYRVDADGTPFVLPGMGGVTLGVHPGDPATGYAADHLEPGLSIRHRDPSANYALQFLSCVGNVVTVRSGPAAGATGRVVGQHAYVLADLAESDLASVATGDVVDVLACGQGLRLTDHPAIVVKNADPGLLPALGVHTSADGRLRVPVAAWVPATAVGAGAGMVSEYANTDLMGAYAGQGDDLSLGLETLRIGDIVALADQDHRYGRGWRPGWLTVGVISTGHCRLFGHGPGPSSLLSGPAGAFDIVADADANVRRAFAVRDGVA, from the coding sequence ATGACCACAGCGACGTCGCTGGCCACCAACGCGCAACGCCTGGTGCGGCAACCGTTGCGGGGCGAGGTGTGGCCGCCGCTGGCCGATCGGCACGCCTACCGTGTCGACGCCGACGGCACGCCGTTCGTGCTGCCCGGCATGGGTGGCGTGACGCTCGGCGTGCACCCGGGTGATCCGGCCACCGGGTACGCGGCCGATCATCTGGAACCGGGACTGTCCATCCGGCACCGTGATCCGTCGGCGAACTACGCGTTGCAGTTCCTCAGTTGTGTCGGCAACGTCGTCACCGTGCGGTCGGGGCCGGCGGCCGGGGCGACCGGACGGGTCGTCGGCCAGCACGCCTACGTCCTCGCCGACCTGGCCGAATCCGACCTCGCGTCGGTCGCGACCGGTGACGTGGTCGACGTGCTGGCGTGCGGGCAGGGCCTGCGCCTGACCGACCACCCGGCCATTGTCGTGAAGAACGCCGATCCCGGCCTGCTGCCCGCGCTCGGGGTGCACACCTCGGCCGACGGCAGGCTGCGGGTGCCGGTCGCGGCGTGGGTGCCCGCCACCGCTGTCGGCGCGGGCGCGGGCATGGTGTCCGAGTACGCCAACACCGACCTGATGGGTGCCTACGCAGGCCAGGGCGACGACCTGTCGCTCGGCCTGGAAACCCTGCGGATCGGCGACATCGTCGCGCTGGCCGACCAGGACCACCGCTACGGCCGGGGGTGGCGGCCCGGCTGGCTGACCGTCGGCGTGATCAGTACCGGGCACTGCCGACTGTTCGGTCACGGGCCGGGGCCCAGTTCGCTCCTGTCCGGTCCCGCAGGCGCGTTCGACATCGTGGCCGACGCCGACGCCAACGTCCGCCGCGCCTTCGCCGTGCGCGACGGTGTGGCATGA
- a CDS encoding DUF4438 domain-containing protein has translation MTATVVATNLGGVVETPSLGGDPTRIDIDGRPYVPIGDGGVVLGVRLGDSVFATDADHAAPGACLVHPDQSARHALTSYACLGNPVTVRSGAAAGAHGVVLGKRGELGRVIACFPQDVLARLAPTDAVVVRGYGQGAELAAAVHMRNVSPAALALLPVRLSDERVSVSVRAVVGSHVVGNGIGRPVEQWDLDLQVDVGTAPGLGLADLVLGDLVAVTDLDVRHNAGYRAGYRTVGVVVHGASPQPGHGPGLMPILCGPADAVDIQVDPAHVGVTEAALLGHTDR, from the coding sequence ATGACGGCCACGGTCGTCGCCACGAACCTCGGTGGCGTGGTGGAAACCCCTTCGCTGGGCGGCGATCCCACGCGAATCGACATCGACGGCAGGCCGTACGTGCCGATCGGCGACGGTGGCGTGGTGCTCGGCGTCCGACTCGGCGACAGCGTGTTCGCCACCGACGCCGACCACGCGGCGCCCGGCGCATGCCTGGTGCACCCCGACCAGTCCGCCCGCCACGCGCTGACGTCCTACGCCTGCCTGGGCAACCCGGTGACCGTCCGCTCCGGCGCCGCTGCCGGTGCGCACGGTGTCGTGCTGGGCAAACGCGGCGAACTCGGCAGGGTCATCGCCTGTTTCCCGCAGGACGTGCTGGCCCGGCTGGCGCCCACCGACGCGGTCGTGGTGCGCGGCTACGGCCAGGGTGCCGAACTGGCGGCAGCGGTGCACATGCGCAACGTCTCGCCCGCCGCGCTGGCCCTGCTGCCGGTCCGGTTGTCCGACGAGCGGGTCTCGGTGTCGGTGCGGGCCGTGGTCGGGTCACACGTCGTCGGCAACGGCATCGGCCGGCCGGTCGAGCAGTGGGACCTCGACCTCCAGGTCGACGTCGGGACGGCACCCGGCCTCGGGCTGGCGGATCTGGTCCTCGGTGACCTGGTGGCCGTGACGGACCTGGACGTCCGGCACAACGCCGGCTACCGCGCGGGCTACCGCACCGTCGGTGTCGTCGTGCACGGTGCCAGCCCACAGCCCGGCCACGGACCGGGACTCATGCCGATCCTGTGCGGCCCGGCCGACGCCGTCGACATTCAGGTCGACCCGGCGCACGTCGGCGTGACCGAGGCGGCGTTGCTCGGACACACCGACCGATGA
- a CDS encoding metallopeptidase TldD-related protein, with amino-acid sequence AAGAGLVAGHHGERIVSALLDVADDAGADVGLPIGFDIEGVTKRRVPFFEHGRVGSAVTDRTTAAALGTESTGHAHIAREEVPAPAAANIVLAPGALTEVELIAGVEHGVYVQRFWYTRLVDRVAGTITGITRDACFRIEDGRLAQPLHGMRFTQSVPALLAGVLAVGSEIRSQPVLNVWNGATSAPPVRAAAFRFGAAPVDGGN; translated from the coding sequence GGCCGCAGGCGCGGGACTCGTGGCCGGACACCACGGCGAACGGATCGTCTCCGCACTGCTCGACGTGGCCGACGACGCCGGTGCCGACGTCGGCCTGCCGATCGGCTTCGACATCGAAGGGGTCACCAAACGCCGGGTGCCGTTCTTCGAGCACGGCCGGGTCGGTTCCGCGGTGACCGACCGGACGACGGCGGCCGCGCTGGGCACCGAATCCACCGGCCACGCCCACATCGCCCGCGAGGAGGTGCCGGCGCCGGCAGCCGCGAACATCGTGCTGGCGCCCGGCGCGCTCACCGAGGTCGAGCTGATCGCCGGTGTCGAGCACGGCGTCTACGTGCAGCGGTTCTGGTACACGCGGCTGGTCGACCGCGTCGCCGGCACCATCACCGGTATCACGCGGGATGCCTGCTTCCGGATCGAGGACGGCAGGCTCGCGCAACCGCTGCACGGCATGCGGTTCACCCAGTCCGTGCCCGCGCTGCTGGCCGGCGTACTCGCGGTCGGCAGCGAGATCCGGTCCCAGCCGGTGCTGAACGTGTGGAACGGCGCGACATCCGCGCCACCCGTGCGGGCCGCGGCCTTCCGGTTCGGCGCCGCTCCAGTGGACGGAGGCAACTGA